A window of candidate division KSB1 bacterium contains these coding sequences:
- a CDS encoding metal-dependent transcriptional regulator, translated as MNSDFDTTTQEYIEVIFSLEQDKHIVRVTDIASRRGVTKSSVSLVLNQLQKKDLVHRKQYGHIHLTPLGRQLAEHLETRHQTIKNMLVKVLDLDEETADHDACELEHVISSKTLNKINQFLQFIDQCNQPWDKILKVYHDCSIYNKGVNTCEQCPQIEIYESKARKTPTRSLS; from the coding sequence GATACAACCACTCAGGAATATATAGAAGTTATCTTTTCACTGGAACAAGATAAGCACATTGTACGCGTGACCGATATCGCAAGTCGCCGTGGAGTGACCAAATCAAGCGTTTCTCTGGTTTTAAATCAGCTGCAGAAAAAAGATCTGGTTCACAGAAAACAGTATGGTCACATTCACCTGACGCCCCTGGGACGCCAACTGGCGGAGCATTTGGAAACACGGCATCAAACGATCAAGAACATGCTCGTCAAAGTTCTCGATCTTGATGAAGAAACCGCCGATCATGACGCGTGTGAACTTGAGCATGTTATCAGCAGTAAAACGCTGAACAAAATCAATCAGTTCCTGCAGTTCATTGACCAGTGCAATCAACCCTGGGATAAAATTCTCAAAGTTTATCATGACTGCAGTATTTATAATAAAGGCGTAAACACCTGTGAACAATGTCCACAAATTGAAATTTATGAATCGAAAGCACGGA